CCAGGGCCACTTGAACTGCGCATACAAGTGGCTGAGAAAACTCGGCACGGCCAACATTGCTTGATTCCGCAGACCTGGATAATTCTTCAATAAGATCCCAAGCCGGAGGATGCTCCAGTTCGGATAGAACGAGATTCAAGGAAGCAATGGTGTTGTAAAAGGTCTCGTACTCGTCCATGAGCTCCTTTCCCATGCCAGCCCATTGGGCACCCTGGCCAGTGAAGATCATGTTTATATCAGGAggggtgttgttgtttgtctTGGATAGGGGAGAGAAATCAGGGACGAGGTGTGCGCCATTCACGGATTCTGTAGTGACCACTCCGTAGGTTCGATGCGACAAATGCTCTCTCCGGTTGCACAGGGTATATGAAACATCAGCCGGGTCGGTCTTATGACTTCCCAGATACTCTTGATAGTCCGTCACACTCTGCCTAAGCGAAGTCGGATTTGCAGCGGAAAGAACATAGAGAGCCATTGAAGGGCGGGCATAAGCGTTGTCTGTGGTAGAACTATCACTTGCGACTTGCGCTGTTGCACTCTTGCGCATCTTACTGTGCAAATCCATTTTCATCGCTGAAATGCTGTCGACGGCACTGCTGACATGGGCACCCACAGAGCCGTTTCCATTCTGAAGTGGAGGAACCAGATGTCGCTTTGTGAACGATGCACCGAGGTACTCTTCGAGAGTTTCTATGATGCAGTGGGCATTTGCACCTCCTATTCCAAATGAGTTGACGCTGACCCGACGTGCTCGGTCTTCAGGCCAGGGAATTGCATCAACTGGAACAGCCATGTTCATACCCGAAAAGGGGATTTTGGGATTCGGcgtgaagaagttgatgtttggAGGGATGGTATGGTTTTCTAGAGCCAGAATGGCCTTCATAACTGACGAAATGCCTGAAGCACCCTCGCTATGTCCAAGGTTAGGTTTGACACTCCCGATGTAGAGCTTATGGTCTGATGACCCGCCAAAGACACGGGCGATTGCCGTGGCCTCGAGCGGATCGCCCACGGATGTACCGGTTCCATGTGCTTCGACGAAGCAGGTGTCCTTGGGGTCCAAGCAAACCTCCTGGTACGCCCTCCGGATCAAAGCCTCATGGCTCTCGGAGCTTGGCATCGACATACCGGGAGTTTTGCCATCCGAATTTGAAGATGTTGCCCTGACTACAGCCCTGATGGGATCTCCGTCCCGGAGGGCATCGTCTAAAGGTTTCAAGAAGATGGCATTGATTGCCTCGCCTCTTGCATAGCCGTTTGCTTTCTCATCAAAGGTTTTGCACATAGCATCTGGGGACAAAACGCCTTGCTCTGTCATAGCCATAGACATGGTCGGTGAGAAAATCAGGTTGGTGCCGGCCACAATAGCACCATCACAGTCTCCTGCCCGAATGGCCCTTACTGCTTCATGAAGAGCTATCAGGGATGACGAGCAGCCGGCTTTGATAGTGAAGGAGGGGCCTTTGAGGTCATATTCGTAACTAATACGGTTGGAAATGGCAAAGTCATGCCCACCGGAGACGCGATATGTGCCGGAATCGTATAAATCTTTGCTGTGAAGATCCAGCCAATCCTATACTCAGATTAGCTATAGATCGTTGGGTAAAAGTCAACGGCCATTCATACCTCTCCCCATACACCAACGTAACAGCCTATATTGCTCCCCCGCCAATCGGTTTGGCCCGAAGATTGCATACACTCATAGGCCACTTCCAGGAGCATCCTCTGCTGTGGATCTATATCACTCACTTCTGTCATCcccatggagaagaaagaggtgTCCAACCGTTGCAGGTCATCTTGGTCGTCCAGGAAGTGGCCGTGACGCATGGCAATAGATCCAGGCTTGCTGGTTGGGCTGTGGAATCCGTCAACCGAGAATCTAGTTGATGGAATCTCACACCGGGTCGAACGCTTCCCTAAAAGCATTTTCCAAAGGTCATCACAGGTATGGATTCCACCGGGCAGTCTCATACCCATGCCCACTATAGCAACCGGCAAAGCAGACCCCTCATGCTTGTGGATGGCTTGAGGTATCTCTTCGGCAGAGCCTACAGCGGTACTCGGGGGTGATTCGATTACTACCATGTTgaactttaaaataatataactattgTTGAAAACGAGTATAAGGTTACGGTGTATGAGCTACGAAGGCTTGGTTGGATGATGTTTTGTATCTTATGATGCTTATGTATCATAACTGAACTGCAACCACCATCGATACTTCGGTAATCTAGACGCTATGGAGTTCCCATCCGAGAGAACACGCCGCACTCGGATGCACAATAATCACAATCCCCTTAGACAAATGCCATATTCGGTGATGAAGAACCGAGTAGACTATCCATTGCTCTCTTCTGCTTGCCAAAATGCTAGTACACGAATCCTCAGGTCAAGTACAGTGATGCCTGAGCACAATCAACACCCACGGAACCAATCGGATCGGGCAAAGGGGAAATTGCCCCTTTGACTAATTACAGAATCAGAATCCGGTTTGATCTAACGCGCAGGTATGGGGCCGTGGTTATTAACGTAATCGCCAGGCTTCGGATGTCCGATTCAGACCAGTATCTATCATGACGGCTTCTTCGTATTTGGACCACATCGGATTTCTATTTGTAGATGCCGAAGCCGTATTTTGACCTGCACGGAGACGGTTGTCTTTTATCGTTTGCCGTGTCACGAGCAAAGTTCTTAGGAGCAAGTCTGCCGTGTATCATGGTGTCGGACTCGGAAAACACGGCACATATGGCGGAAGAAAAATGGCTAAGATCCCCACGGGTATATGCACTACATGACATGATTTCGCATTCCGGTATTGCCACCTGCCAATTTGCGCTTAGCGGAACACTGAGGTGATTAGGAGGACTCGAATGATTAGAGGCTTGCAGAGTTGGCTAACGCTGGGTAAATTACATTATAGCGTAGCGCAAGAGCGTGGTTCTTCGGTTGGtgaattaataaaagtaaagcgTTTATAAGTTATACAGAATAcattagtatatatatattggTAGTATCTTATGATAAgcattttatataaaattaaaactatataatctttacTGACATTTCATTATCTGTCTTCCCAATTTCCCTAATTCTGTGACCTCATCTACAGGAACGTCTATATCTAAAGAAAGACGACTAAAGAGACCAATTGCAATTCCCATATAAGAAGTTAACGAGCCATACCTAGTTTCTTTTCTCGGTATTTTCGTATTCTTCCGAACTCTATCCTCTGCAAGATCACCAGCAAACGCCTCCCGGATCACCGCAGTCATGATCACCCGTGTCGCGACTGTGATGTAATAATAAAGTGAGCTAGACAATTTGTTAGTATGATCAAGCTACAGTTTAGAAAATGAGATCGAGTAAGggtgaaagaaaaaaaggctcATGCCGTTGATGGCGGCAGACTCCACCTTCAGAGACATACATATCATATAAAATGTCGGTGGAGGTAATGTAGTGGCTATTCTTTAGAATCTCCTGAGCGGCCTCCACGCATCGTTCTTTACTCGATCCGACACCTTCACCGCCATCTACGACCACAACACGAGCCTGTCCTGAATGCGTTGCAATGACGGCGGACCAGTATTTATTGAGACACTTAATCCTGTGGCGTCTCTCCGAACACGTCAATGCCGCAAATTCGTTGGATTCGGTTGCGTTAGATTCACTGGCAAACGGGAGGTCACCTCTCCATTCATCCAACAGAGACTCAATCCTGCTTATCGTCGAGCTTGCGCTCTGCTGAGACGCCTGGCCTTGTCCGCGCCGTGGTGATGAGCGACCAAGTTTACCGCGAGGTCGCTCCCTTATGATGGAATAACAGATGGTGGCAAACCGAGCGTTGATGGCAAACCAGTCAACCTCATCTGGTGAGTGGCTTGCGGAAGACGGCGGGTCATAGTCGATTAAATCGTCGTGGATCAGCTATCCGCCAGAAAGAATCAGACACGGCGTACGGACAAGGCAAAGCTGCTATGAGGGAGTGTCAGGCGCTACAAACCGGCAATAGGCCTTCAGCGAGGCAGCGGGGCTTCTCAAGTGAGTTCAAGAACCAGAGGGCACGTTTGGCTACCTGCTGTTCCGAGGAGCTATTATATTGCTTTTCAATCGCACTTGCACTGTGCAGTTCCAATGTCTGGGCGCAAACGGCTGCATCTGCGAGCAAGCTCGAAGTCGAATCATCGCCTACTCGGCCTGAAAAGTATGCCTGGTGCATGTGTAAGAGTGGACTCTGGAAATTAGTAAGTGGTGATGAAATTACCATAGTCAAAAGAGCCTAAAATAATACGGTCAGTTCAAGAAATCTTTCATCAATGACCTGTACAACATACCTGTAGGCCCCGAAGAGTAGGCTTGTCCCGCAAATTCTGTCTCATGTATAGAGCTTCTTTGAATATCATCGAGACAGAGTATTTTTGTTTGCCAATTGTGTGGTGGCCCTGCTCAAGACTTAAACCGTGACATCCAATAGCCATTACCGAGTGGAATAAAACGGACGTTTCCCTATCAACAGCCGAAGCACCTTTGGCTACCTCGTCTGCAACAGAGTCAACACTCTTTCTCTCCAGAAATACGCGAATACTGTTGGTGTTAGAGAACGTGGCAAAGCATATGGAAAGCTAGGTGGAAGGATACCCTTCAGGATCTGCATAGCATGCTTtgaaataataaagttagtCCTAGCCGGTATGTCGTGCAATTAAATCAATACATACTATCAAGACATCGAGAAATAAACTTTGTATCATGAAATTCTCTGTGCCCCATGGTgttattatttagtattGTCTCGCTGTTTCCATCGCATAAAATGAAAGGTCTCTGAGAGCGAAGCTTGTGAAAAAAACTGGCGATTAGCTCGTTTCTTGTGCCATTCAAGTCGGAATCACTGTTCGATGGTAGAGGATCCGCCGTGCCAAGCAGTAAGCCGGACGGCCGAGATAAGTTTTCTCCCGAAAGGGTTTGCGTAATGGCAGCAGTATTGGGCGGGTTGACAAGCTGGGGGTCTAGCCAGTCGGTTAAGAAATCGTCAGAAGTTCCTGTCAGTTGCATACTGTCCCCAAAAGGTACGTCGCTATTGATGAGCCAATCTTGCCATTGCGAGATGTCTGTTGAATCAGTATTGATGGTGCTCCCAGTATTGCTTAACCTCATCGAAAGGCTGTGTGGATCCGAACCATCAATCCCGGATGCGGATGACTCTTCCACTGATCCTGTATAAGTCACGGCGCCAATTGGGCTTGGTAGCGTAACAGTTTGAGGAGGCGTTAAACTCCCCCTTGCAATAGGCAAGGGCGATTCAGAGGGCCCGCGTTCTGTGTACCCGTCATTGGTTTTCCAGCTTGAGGCTTTATACTGGCAGTCGATCGATGATTTCTGCCTTACCAATTAGCTTCAGGCTTGGGGGATTTCTGCCTCAGCTGAAATCTGACTTGGCACTGATTGCAAGGGTTTGAGCCATTACCTAGTCGTAAAACCATTAGCGAGGTACAAAGCAAGAAATGGAGCACCTCACATCGGACTTTCCGGCGCTTGCATGACTCACACGCGCCACGACGCCGTCTGAACCGTGGTTTATGTCCGGAATCAACACCTGCCGGATTATCCTCCACGAACACTATAGGTTCCGTCATTGTAGGGAGGTGATACTGAATAAACACTGGTGGTACAAGTAAACCAAGACTTCAGCAAGGTCCACAGAAAGTCACTGGATCAAAACAATAGggaataatatataaagcgGAGTTGAATGTTCGTCGGATAAGACGGAGATACTGTCTCGTATAACAGGCCGTATAGCAACCCTTGCACGGCAATACCCTTGCCGACTTTGATTGTTTTTATGATAGGTAATATGAAGCCTATCTGCAGATGTATGTAGTATCTCATAAGGACCTGCACTAGAGTATCTGTAGGGTTGAAAGCCAATCGCTTAGCTAATCTCGGGTAACAGTTGGCTAATCGTCACGTCACTAAGTATAATTAGTGCATCTGCTTTTAGTAAATCActtagtattaattataaaatatttgATAGTTTATCTCGCTCTTTTTGACGAGGAGGTGTTTTAAATAGGCAATATAACAGCAGATAAGCTAGTAATAGAAAAGTCCCAAGTAGAACAGGCTGGAACTTAGAGAGATGCCTGATTTTCGTAGCATTTACGGATAGACAGGCACGGTTTTATTTGAGGGAATAAATCACTTATTTGCATACGATAAGCATGACGTGCTGCTCGCTGCCGCTCTTCGCGCCGACCCTCACGCCCCAAAGGAGGCCAATCGCTAGATGCTTTCCACCCCCCTTGACGCCCGGGAACGTTTGCAAAGTCAAAAAGTGTGGTCCGGCAGTGAAGTGATTGGCACGAGAGAAGCGATTACGTGTCATCCCTCCTCCATCCATTTATTTCCGAGAAGGCACTTCTGAGGTATTTATAGGGTTAAACCAATAAGATagctaatattaaagatactctttattatatttagattatattaattagcaGACAGTAAATACTGGGTCAAGCCCCATTAAAAATACAA
This genomic stretch from Fusarium fujikuroi IMI 58289 draft genome, chromosome FFUJ_chr09 harbors:
- a CDS encoding related to fumonisin cluster-transcription factor, translating into MTEPIVFVEDNPAGVDSGHKPRFRRRRGACESCKRRKVRCEVLHFLLCTSLMVLRLGNGSNPCNQCQVRFQLRQKSPKPEANWQKSSIDCQYKASSWKTNDGYTERGPSESPLPIARGSLTPPQTVTLPSPIGAVTYTGSVEESSASGIDGSDPHSLSMRLSNTGSTINTDSTDISQWQDWLINSDVPFGDSMQLTGTSDDFLTDWLDPQLVNPPNTAAITQTLSGENLSRPSGLLLGTADPLPSNSDSDLNGTRNELIASFFHKLRSQRPFILCDGNSETILNNNTMGHREFHDTKFISRCLDTCYADPEGIRVFLERKSVDSVADEVAKGASAVDRETSVLFHSVMAIGCHGLSLEQGHHTIGKQKYSVSMIFKEALYMRQNLRDKPTLRGLQALLTMAYFSGRVGDDSTSSLLADAAVCAQTLELHSASAIEKQYNSSSEQQVAKRALWFLNSLEKPRCLAEGLLPLIHDDLIDYDPPSSASHSPDEVDWFAINARFATICYSIIRERPRGKLGRSSPRRGQGQASQQSASSTISRIESLLDEWRGDLPFASESNATESNEFAALTCSERRHRIKCLNKYWSAVIATHSGQARVVVVDGGEGVGSSKERCVEAAQEILKNSHYITSTDILYDISLYYYITVATRVIMTAVIREAFAGDLAEDRVRKNTKIPRKETRYGSLTSYMGIAIGLFSRLSLDIDVPVDEVTELGKLGRQIMKCQ